In one window of Carassius auratus strain Wakin chromosome 28, ASM336829v1, whole genome shotgun sequence DNA:
- the LOC113047552 gene encoding galectin-3-binding protein A-like, translated as MTKYILWTLLFFHVSAQRWTLFDEESKPKRESRVRLVGNLPSSGRVEVYHDGQWGTVCDDGWELAEAQVVCRQLGFPGAISFTPGGKYGEGSGPIWLDDMNCKGSESSLSECSFKGWGVTDCSHKEDAGVVCETGTNITSNRQFFLDNSLGLSDDLGLLFDSGDVCDFRINVQDTSEKEELTFCVHRMILMIYPELNITNNSRNLTVDVSQTCHPHVSAFLRYLYTRQIDVSIMSAQCLHQLAYIFGVKKLMEDVGRAFTSLLPEDNTFHTQVSMYEYGVRTGDLVLQDNVLQYLSWNCEFLISSPVWSTISFHMMDALLQRSDLIVKDEAFLLEALETWVKDKGDEISSDQQASLLNHIRFLLIPVDKLYEMQFSSSALRQNHEKLYLTGLLRGFQFNALPFSKIRNQMDNMSSEYLPRIYTGDEWSVFINDTTVNYPYHQYYYSQNNRTQTFSTPAHPSALYREKNVQWQAHVFLSAQECSNYGISCYSFPVARFLANGNQYMYTSTIRYSNRFILSCKNENNVFHVQDFKNDMAVVPNNGSMGLPNPCPDDYSFRFVVRPEYI; from the exons ATGACCAAGTATATTTTATGGACATTGCTGTTTTTCCATGTGTCAGCACAGCGTTGGACCCTGTTTG ATGAAGAGTCAAAGCCTAAACGTGAGAGCAGAGTCCGATTGGTGGGGAATTTGCCTTCTTCTGGTCGTGTGGAGGTCTACCATGATGGACAGTGGGGTACAGTTTGTGATGACGGATGGGAACTGGCTGAAGCACAAGTGGTGTGTCGTCAACTGGGCTTTCCTGGAGCGATATCATTTACACCTGGAGGAAAATATGGAGAAG GCTCTGGTCCAATCTGGCTGGATGACATGAACTGTAAAGGCTCGGAGAGCTCATTGTCTGAATGCAGCTTCAAAGGTTGGGGTGTTACTGACTGCTCACATAAAGAGGACGCAGGAGTGGTCTGTGAGACTG GTACAAACATAACCAGCAATCGTCAGTTCTTTCTGGATAACAGCCTGGGTTTATCTGATGATCTTGGTCTTCTGTTTGATAGTGGAGATGTTTGTGATTTCAGAATTAATGTACAAGACACCAGTGAGAAGGAAGAACTGACATTTTGTGTGCACAGAATGATCCTCATGATTTATCCAGAGCTAAACATAACAAATAATTCCAGAAACCTCACAGTTGATGTCAGCCAGACTTGCCATCCTCATGTCTCTGCTTTTCTCAG GTATTTGTACACACGGCAGATTGATGTTTCCATCATGTCAGCTCAATGTCTGCATCAGCTGGCGTACATCTTTGGAGTTAAGAAGCTTATGGAGGATGTCGGCCGGGCCTTCACTTCACTCCTTCCTGAAGACAACACTTTCCATACACAGGTATCCATGTACGAGTACGGTGTTCGCACAGGTGACCTTGTTCTTCAAGACAACGTCCTTCAGTATCTTTCCTGGAACTGTGAGTTCCTCATAAGCTCTCCAGTGTGGAGCACCATCTCGTTTCACATGATGGATGCTCTTCTGCAGCGCTCAGACCTGATTGTGAAGGATGAAGCTTTTCTTCTTGAAGCTCTGGAGACATGGGTCAAAGACAAAGGTGATGAGATTAGTTCAGATCAACAGGCAAGTCTCCTGAATCACATCCGTTTCCTCTTGATCCCAGTGGATAAACTCTATGAAATGCAGTTTTCCTCAAGCGCTCTCCGTCAGAATCATGAGAAACTCTACCTAACTGGTCTGCTCAGAGGTTTTCAGTTCAACGCTCTGCCTTTCTCTAAGATCAGGAATCAAATGGATAACATGAGTAGTGAGTATCTACCCAGAATCTACACTGGAGATGAGTGGAGTGTATTTATCAATGACACAACCGTCAATTACCCATACCATCAGTACTACTACAGCCAAAATAACAGAACACAAACATTCTCCACTCCAGCACACCCCAGTGCTCTTTACAGAGAAAAAAATGTCCAGTGGCAAGCCCATGTGTTTCTTAGTGCTCAGGAATGCTCTAACTATGGTATTTCATGTTATTCTTTTCCTGTTGCAAGGTTTCTCGCAAATGGTAATCAGTACATGTACACTAGCACCATTCGCTACAGCAATAGGTTCATTCTCAGCTGTAAGAATGAAAACAACGTCTTTCATGTTCAAGATTTCAAAAACGACATGGCAGTGGTTCCAAATAACGGCAGTATGGGTCTGCCAAACCCCTGTCCTGATGACTACAGTTTCAGATTTGTAGTACGTCCAGAGTATATCTGA